One genomic region from Pseudoduganella lutea encodes:
- a CDS encoding sensor domain-containing diguanylate cyclase has protein sequence MDDQAGLLPPRRHPVIRLVVLAAALSCLLVMGFSAWFVWTSRQVQIRQTEVATSNVARMVGAQVESAMKIATMALADMTEQVEHDGTTGPALERLTDNLETLASTTPELYGLFVYGADGSWLATSLARTVQGNNADRAYFQYHRTHPGRGIHFGAPVKSRSTGVWIIPVSRAFYDAGGKFAGVALVTLRIDFFERIYDELNIGRTGTVLLMLSDGTVVYRRPLDEKLLGTDLSNGAIFAELRKRDIGSAMLKAKVDGIERLYSFRRMKAYPFLVAVGRTKDELLSNWRRSSLLIGAAAFLISAVFVAFATKLIMQVRIRDTLDQQLRRYSEQLRQHNDGLQVLAHTDKLTGLANRRRFDEVLDLELKRAKRSGTPLSLLMMDLDYFKQYNDSYGHRAGDDCLHAAAQVLAGQIVRAGDLAARYGGEEFAVIMPNTDQPGAAAVAERVRAGLQALAMPHQRSPFHIVTASFGLATLVPQAVRDMTTSGLIELADAQLYHAKEAGRNRIGAA, from the coding sequence CCACCCCGTCATACGGCTCGTGGTGCTGGCCGCGGCTCTGTCCTGCCTGCTCGTGATGGGCTTTTCCGCCTGGTTCGTCTGGACGTCGCGGCAGGTCCAGATCCGCCAGACCGAAGTGGCCACGTCGAACGTGGCGCGCATGGTCGGCGCGCAGGTCGAGTCCGCGATGAAGATCGCCACCATGGCCCTTGCCGACATGACCGAGCAGGTCGAGCACGATGGCACGACCGGCCCCGCGCTCGAACGGCTGACGGACAACCTCGAAACACTCGCGTCCACCACGCCGGAGCTGTATGGCCTGTTCGTCTACGGGGCGGACGGCAGCTGGCTGGCCACGTCGCTGGCCCGGACCGTGCAGGGCAACAATGCGGACCGCGCCTACTTCCAGTACCACCGCACGCACCCGGGGCGTGGCATCCATTTCGGCGCTCCCGTCAAGAGCCGCTCGACGGGTGTCTGGATCATCCCCGTGTCGCGGGCCTTCTACGATGCCGGCGGCAAGTTCGCCGGCGTGGCGCTGGTGACGCTGCGGATCGATTTCTTCGAGCGCATCTATGACGAACTCAATATCGGCAGGACCGGGACCGTGCTGCTCATGCTGTCCGACGGCACCGTCGTCTACCGCCGGCCCCTCGACGAAAAGCTGCTCGGCACCGACCTGTCCAACGGCGCAATCTTCGCCGAACTCCGGAAGCGCGATATCGGCTCGGCCATGCTGAAGGCGAAGGTGGACGGCATCGAGCGGCTCTACAGCTTCCGCCGCATGAAGGCGTACCCCTTCCTCGTGGCGGTCGGGCGGACCAAGGATGAATTGCTGAGCAACTGGCGGCGTTCGAGCCTGCTGATCGGCGCGGCCGCCTTCCTGATCAGCGCGGTATTCGTGGCGTTCGCGACAAAACTGATCATGCAGGTCCGCATCCGGGACACGCTCGACCAGCAACTGCGCCGCTATTCCGAACAATTGCGGCAACATAACGATGGCCTGCAAGTGCTGGCGCATACGGACAAATTGACCGGGCTGGCCAACCGGCGCCGGTTCGACGAGGTGCTCGATCTCGAACTGAAGCGCGCGAAACGCAGTGGAACACCGCTGTCATTGCTGATGATGGACCTCGACTACTTCAAGCAATACAACGACAGCTATGGCCACCGCGCGGGCGATGACTGCCTGCACGCCGCGGCGCAGGTGCTGGCGGGCCAGATCGTCCGGGCCGGCGACCTTGCCGCGCGCTATGGTGGTGAAGAGTTCGCCGTCATCATGCCCAATACCGACCAGCCGGGCGCGGCGGCGGTCGCCGAGCGGGTCCGCGCCGGCCTCCAGGCGCTGGCCATGCCGCACCAGCGGTCGCCGTTCCACATCGTCACGGCCAGCTTCGGCCTGGCGACACTGGTGCCGCAGGCCGTGCGCGACATGACGACCAGCGGCTTGATCGAACTTGCCGATGCGCAGCTGTACCACGCCAAGGAAGCGGGGCGGAACCGGATCGGCGCCGCATAG